A region from the Martelella sp. AD-3 genome encodes:
- the phnE gene encoding phosphonate ABC transporter, permease protein PhnE, with protein sequence MSDAPYPAVWRRRTSRQSLMIWAGWFGLVALTVWCWQVMTHDTIWAFVSDAPKQAADIGSRMWPPRLSYMNELWAPLWDTLNMATLGTMLGVVLAVPVAFLAARNTTPSAMILRPAALFVIVASRSINSLIWALLLVAIMGPGLLAGVIAIGLRSVGFIGKLLYEAIEEVDATQVEAIAATGASHAQILDYAIVPQVQPAFWGITVFRWDINIRESAILGLVGAGGLGLKLQSSLNVLAWPQVTMILVVILATVIVSEWVSARVRQAII encoded by the coding sequence ATGAGCGACGCCCCTTATCCCGCGGTCTGGCGCCGCCGCACATCCCGGCAATCGCTGATGATCTGGGCCGGCTGGTTTGGCCTCGTTGCGCTGACCGTCTGGTGCTGGCAGGTTATGACGCACGACACGATCTGGGCTTTCGTGAGCGATGCGCCGAAGCAGGCCGCCGATATCGGCAGCCGGATGTGGCCGCCGCGCCTGTCTTATATGAACGAGCTCTGGGCGCCGCTCTGGGACACTTTGAACATGGCCACGCTCGGCACCATGCTGGGTGTCGTTCTTGCCGTGCCGGTCGCCTTTCTGGCGGCGCGCAACACCACGCCGTCGGCCATGATCCTGCGGCCTGCGGCCCTGTTCGTCATCGTGGCCAGCCGTTCGATCAATTCGCTGATCTGGGCGCTGCTGCTGGTCGCCATCATGGGGCCGGGCCTCTTGGCCGGCGTCATAGCCATCGGCCTGCGCTCGGTCGGCTTCATCGGCAAGCTGCTCTATGAGGCGATTGAAGAGGTTGACGCGACCCAGGTCGAAGCCATTGCCGCGACCGGCGCCAGCCACGCCCAGATCCTGGATTACGCCATCGTTCCGCAGGTGCAGCCCGCCTTCTGGGGCATCACCGTGTTCCGCTGGGACATCAATATCCGCGAAAGCGCGATCCTCGGCCTTGTCGGCGCCGGCGGCCTCGGTCTGAAACTGCAGTCATCGCTCAATGTGCTGGCCTGGCCGCAGGTCACGATGATTCTCGTCGTCATTCTCGCAACCGTCATTGTGTCGGAATGGGTATCGGCAAGGGTGCGACAGGCGATTATCTAG